A single genomic interval of Helicoverpa armigera isolate CAAS_96S chromosome 22, ASM3070526v1, whole genome shotgun sequence harbors:
- the LOC135116588 gene encoding vanin-like protein 1 isoform X1, with amino-acid sequence MRLLYISLLFSCIGFSVQKSTPQDDHYVGAVVEYLVTGNVATNLVNYANLIKEAADQGADIVVFPELTLTNSSTYFTVPIYGALKNYPIPALYPTMFDEFMVAISTAARANQIYVVINGREMMDCTIQNTGENCPEEKTYIFNTNVVFDRTGAVIDRFRKINLFGEASHTPALKPDLGVFTTDFGVTFGHFICFDLMFQIPAVQVVQKMNIKDVIFPTMWFSELPYLTAVQIQEAYAYALDVNFLGSGANNVRVGSGGSGIYSGKAGALISIMPGLPTTKVLVAKVPKVPGEVSWPYPGPIYDEPTNMNNMRLIVDPSLASHVTKLLEPGTQEFTLVDKDVSCTFRVTLSQRNSEIYYRYRAGVFSGVRSYSGVATGGVRICGVYACSGDARDTCGSRFATYLVDTTAIFDELTITATMPTPSLEADLDTNDSIVYPVSSTIYIMPLESEEYSYTVTPNNDVTVHTMSLKNKSAELYAFAIWGRRFATDGQVEDPPLPDDETTTESTSEVTTQSSEATTVSTSEATTTTEATADASVVHLLSHTLLVMAVTVICYSQF; translated from the exons ATGAGATTATTGTATATTTCTTTACTGTTTTCCTGTATAGGATTCTCTGTACAG AAATCGACTCCTCAAGATGATCACTACGTGGGAGCTGTGGTGGAGTACTTAGTGACGGGGAATGTGGCGACCAACCTCGTCAACTATGCCAACCTTATTAAGGAAGCTGCTGatcag GGTGCTGACATTGTGGTGTTCCCTGAGCTGACGCTGACGAACAGCTCGACTTACTTCACGGTTCCAATCTACGGTGCTCTGAAGAATTACCCCATACCAGCTCTCTATCCTACTATGTTCGATgag TTCATGGTGGCCATATCAACGGCAGCGAGGGCCAATCAGATCTACGTGGTCATCAACGGGCGCGAGATGATGGACTGTACCATTCAGAATACGGGAGAGAATTGTCCTGAAGAGAAGACCTACATTTTCAACACGAATGTCGTGTTTGATAGGACTGGCGCTGTTATTGATAG GTTCCGTAAGATAAACTTGTTCGGGGAGGCATCCCACACGCCAGCCTTGAAACCTGACCTTGGGGTGTTCACCACAGACTTCGGCGTCACCTTCGGCCACTTCATCTGCTTCGACCTGATGTTCCAAATACCTGCCGTGCAGGTTGTGCAGAAGATGAACATTAAAGACGTCATATTCCCCACCATGTGGTTCTCTGAACTTCCTTATTTGACTG CTGTTCAAATCCAGGAGGCGTATGCTTACGCTCTCGATGTCAACTTCTTGGGATCTGGAGCCAACAATGTCAGAGTTGGTAGTGGAG gttcCGGAATATATTCCGGTAAGGCTGGTGCCCTGATCAGTATTATGCCTGGACTACCCACGACTAAAGTTCTTGTGGCGAAAGTGCCTAAAGTACCTGGTGAG GTGTCATGGCCATACCCAGGTCCCATCTACGATGAACCCACCAACATGAACAACATGCGCCTGATTGTCGACCCGTCCCTCGCGTCACACGTCACCAAGCTCCTAGAGCCAGGCACCCAGGAGTTCACGCTAGTAGACAAGGATGTTTCCTGTACTTTCAGAGTCACGCTTTCTCAAAGGAATAGTGAAATT TACTACAGATACAGGGCTGGCGTGTTTAGCGGCGTGCGCTCGTACTCTGGCGTGGCAACTGGAGGTGTGAGGATCTGTGGTGTCTACGCTTGCAGTGGTGATGCTAGAGACACTTGTGGCTCAAG GTTCGCTACTTACTTAGTAGACACGACCGCCATCTTTGACGAGCTCACCATTACAGCAACAATGCCAACTCCCAGCCTAGAAGCCGACTTAGATACCAATGACTCCATCGTCTATCCAGTCTCTTCTACAATCTACATCATGCCGTTAGAATCCGAAGAATATTCCTATACCGTCACTCCTAACAATGATGTTACTGTTCACACAATGTCATTAAAGAATAAGAGCGCTGAGTTGTATGCGTTCGCTATCTGGGGAAGACGGTTTGCGACTGACGGACAGGTGGAAGATCCTCCTTTGCCAGATGATGAAACCACAACAGAATCAACTTCAGAAGTGACTACACAGTCTTCAGAAGCAACAACAGTGTCAACGTCAGAAGCGACCACGACGACAGAAGCAACTGCCGACGCTTCTGTTGTACATCTTCTGAGCCATACGTTGTTGGTGATGGCCGTAACTGTGATTTGTTACTCACAGTTTTAG
- the LOC135116588 gene encoding vanin-like protein 1 isoform X2: MRLLYISLLFSCIGFSVQKSTPQDDHYVGAVVEYLVTGNVATNLVNYANLIKEAADQGADIVVFPELTLTNSSTYFTVPIYGALKNYPIPALYPTMFDEFMVAISTAARANQIYVVINGREMMDCTIQNTGENCPEEKTYIFNTNVVFDRTGAVIDRFRKINLFGEASHTPALKPDLGVFTTDFGVTFGHFICFDLMFQIPAVQVVQKMNIKDVIFPTMWFSELPYLTAVQIQEAYAYALDVNFLGSGANNVRVGSGGSGIYSGKAGALISIMPGLPTTKVLVAKVPKVPGEVSWPYPGPIYDEPTNMNNMRLIVDPSLASHVTKLLEPGTQEFTLVDKDVSCTFRVTLSQRNSEISVRYRAFVQDGTNTYARREIGVVACLLVACKDDNVTSCSYRYTQQEENEIEKLEIEMNTYRNTYNDTLDCNNIEYFPVTVRYNKFPLSPKNFTFTSKEKDQSKCEQKEQNRLSILQKEIISRTKRERLNFKINVPQRELIAFGIWGRIYTRDVDHNKEPSDDDVQKFNTLLDDLFSSDD; this comes from the exons ATGAGATTATTGTATATTTCTTTACTGTTTTCCTGTATAGGATTCTCTGTACAG AAATCGACTCCTCAAGATGATCACTACGTGGGAGCTGTGGTGGAGTACTTAGTGACGGGGAATGTGGCGACCAACCTCGTCAACTATGCCAACCTTATTAAGGAAGCTGCTGatcag GGTGCTGACATTGTGGTGTTCCCTGAGCTGACGCTGACGAACAGCTCGACTTACTTCACGGTTCCAATCTACGGTGCTCTGAAGAATTACCCCATACCAGCTCTCTATCCTACTATGTTCGATgag TTCATGGTGGCCATATCAACGGCAGCGAGGGCCAATCAGATCTACGTGGTCATCAACGGGCGCGAGATGATGGACTGTACCATTCAGAATACGGGAGAGAATTGTCCTGAAGAGAAGACCTACATTTTCAACACGAATGTCGTGTTTGATAGGACTGGCGCTGTTATTGATAG GTTCCGTAAGATAAACTTGTTCGGGGAGGCATCCCACACGCCAGCCTTGAAACCTGACCTTGGGGTGTTCACCACAGACTTCGGCGTCACCTTCGGCCACTTCATCTGCTTCGACCTGATGTTCCAAATACCTGCCGTGCAGGTTGTGCAGAAGATGAACATTAAAGACGTCATATTCCCCACCATGTGGTTCTCTGAACTTCCTTATTTGACTG CTGTTCAAATCCAGGAGGCGTATGCTTACGCTCTCGATGTCAACTTCTTGGGATCTGGAGCCAACAATGTCAGAGTTGGTAGTGGAG gttcCGGAATATATTCCGGTAAGGCTGGTGCCCTGATCAGTATTATGCCTGGACTACCCACGACTAAAGTTCTTGTGGCGAAAGTGCCTAAAGTACCTGGTGAG GTGTCATGGCCATACCCAGGTCCCATCTACGATGAACCCACCAACATGAACAACATGCGCCTGATTGTCGACCCGTCCCTCGCGTCACACGTCACCAAGCTCCTAGAGCCAGGCACCCAGGAGTTCACGCTAGTAGACAAGGATGTTTCCTGTACTTTCAGAGTCACGCTTTCTCAAAGGAATAGTGAAATT tcGGTGAGATACCGCGCTTTCGTACAAGACGGCACCAACACATACGCTAGACGTGAGATCGGCGTCGTGGCGTGTCTGCTCGTCGCCTGCAAGGATGATAACGTTACTTCTTGTTCTTACAG ATACACACAACAAgaagaaaatgaaattgaaaaattggAAATAGAAATGAATACGTACCGGAACACATACAACGACACACTTGACTGCAATAATATTGAGTACTTCCCTGTGACAGTCAGATACAACAAGTTTCCTCTCAGTCCTAAGAACTTTACTTTCACCTCGAAGGAAAAGGACCAATCTAAATGCGAACAGAAGGAACAAAATCGCTTATCGATCCTTCAGAAAGAAATTATTAGCAGGACCAAAAGAGAGCGtctcaatttcaaaattaacgTGCCTCAACGAGAGTTAATAGCTTTTGGTATCTGGGGAAGGATTTACACAAGGGATGTGGACCATAATAAGGAACcatctgatgatgatgttcaGAAATTCAACACTCTGCTAGATGATTTATTCAGTTCAGATGATTAA
- the LOC110370951 gene encoding uncharacterized protein LOC110370951 isoform X2 yields the protein MADIWTILVILFALIETVRLDSSFLDDVLEDPPLTRSLGFAIRKRFDKTLDDARLNQEYMYRYNEMLKASQESFESFASRDERRLRRVVGDHNYEIMREGVLDRRRNAPRFQSPVGRRRARTQALRRQKLNSQSLRSHLQHSRQTTADYNTLRIKRYRGMIKRIFYSRFCAKCGSNLLQTN from the exons ATGGCCGATATATGGACTATTCTTGTGATACTCTTTGCGCTCATAGAG ACTGTACGACTCGATTCCTCGTTTCTAGACGACGTATTAGAGGATCCACCGTTAACAAGATCCCTTGGCTTCGCAATACGGAAGAGGTTTGACAAGACGCTGGATGACGCGAGACTCAACCAGGAGTATATGTACCGCTACAATGAGATGCTCAAGGCCAGTCAGGAGTCGTTTGAAAGCTTCGCCAGTCGAGACGAGAGAAGGCTTCGCCGAGTCGTCGGTGATCATAATTACGAAATTATGAGAGAAG GTGTTCTAGACCGTCGCCGCAACGCGCCTCGTTTTCAGTCTCCCGTCGGCAGGCGAAGAGCTCGCACGCAAGCCCTGCGCCGACAGAAACTGAACAGCCAGAGTTTGAGGAGTCACCTCCAACACTCCCGACAAACCACCGCCGATTACA aTACGCTCAGGATCAAAAGATACAGGGGAATGATAAAACGTATCTTTTATTCTCGTTTTTGTGCAAAATGTGGTTCAAatcttttacaaacaaattaa
- the LOC110370951 gene encoding uncharacterized protein LOC110370951 isoform X1: protein MADIWTILVILFALIETVRLDSSFLDDVLEDPPLTRSLGFAIRKRFDKTLDDARLNQEYMYRYNEMLKASQESFESFASRDERRLRRVVGDHNYEIMREAGVLDRRRNAPRFQSPVGRRRARTQALRRQKLNSQSLRSHLQHSRQTTADYNTLRIKRYRGMIKRIFYSRFCAKCGSNLLQTN from the exons ATGGCCGATATATGGACTATTCTTGTGATACTCTTTGCGCTCATAGAG ACTGTACGACTCGATTCCTCGTTTCTAGACGACGTATTAGAGGATCCACCGTTAACAAGATCCCTTGGCTTCGCAATACGGAAGAGGTTTGACAAGACGCTGGATGACGCGAGACTCAACCAGGAGTATATGTACCGCTACAATGAGATGCTCAAGGCCAGTCAGGAGTCGTTTGAAAGCTTCGCCAGTCGAGACGAGAGAAGGCTTCGCCGAGTCGTCGGTGATCATAATTACGAAATTATGAGAGAAG CAGGTGTTCTAGACCGTCGCCGCAACGCGCCTCGTTTTCAGTCTCCCGTCGGCAGGCGAAGAGCTCGCACGCAAGCCCTGCGCCGACAGAAACTGAACAGCCAGAGTTTGAGGAGTCACCTCCAACACTCCCGACAAACCACCGCCGATTACA aTACGCTCAGGATCAAAAGATACAGGGGAATGATAAAACGTATCTTTTATTCTCGTTTTTGTGCAAAATGTGGTTCAAatcttttacaaacaaattaa